The genomic stretch TCGGTGGACTAATTATCTGAGGCCGGGGATCAAGCGTGGCAACTTCACTGATCAAGAGGAGAGGCTCATCATCCACTTACAGGCCCTTCTAGGCAACAGGTAATTTAGTCACTTCAGTATCAGCTCTGTCAAAAACATTTAAATTTTAAGAGAACAAAAACTGGATCTTgctattttgtttgtttgtttgaaaTAAGAAGTCATTTGGTATTCTTTGAAACAGGTGGGCAACCATAGCTTCTTATCTACCGGAAAGAACAGACAACGATGTCAAAAACTACTGGAACACGCACTTGAAAAAGAGACTCGAAAATAAGCTTGCAGGAGGGCATGATTCGGTGCTCGCTCACCACCCCACGCCTAAGTCCAAGGGTCAGTGGGAGATGTGCGTCCAGGCCGACCCCCAATTGGCGAAGCGAGCACTCTCAGAGGCCTTGTTGGAGAAGAACTCCTCTAGTGATGCCGCGAACAATTATGCAGCAAGCGCCAAGAACATAGCGCGGCTTCTGGAGGGGTGGATGAAGAGTAACAATAGCAGCAGCAACAACGCTATGCTAAACTCTAGATCGCCAAATTCTGCATTGCTGAGCCAGATAAGTGCAAGCAGTACCTCCAACTACTTGGCGTCACTGGAGTCACTCGGCTCGTTTGGATTGGAGGATCAAGCGACTTCTGTGCAGGAGGGATCGCCGGGGACAGCCCACATGCCGCCATTAGAGCTGCTGAAGTCGTGGCTGCTTGATGCAAATGTTGGTGACGAAGAGCACCAAGAAAGTTTCCTCAGCATTGTGATGGATCAAACTA from Zingiber officinale cultivar Zhangliang chromosome 5B, Zo_v1.1, whole genome shotgun sequence encodes the following:
- the LOC121985573 gene encoding myb-related protein 306-like, translating into MGRPPCCDKDGVKKGPWTPEEDILLVSYIQQHGPGNWRAVPTNTGLLRCSKSCRLRWTNYLRPGIKRGNFTDQEERLIIHLQALLGNRWATIASYLPERTDNDVKNYWNTHLKKRLENKLAGGHDSVLAHHPTPKSKGQWEMCVQADPQLAKRALSEALLEKNSSSDAANNYAASAKNIARLLEGWMKSNNSSSNNAMLNSRSPNSALLSQISASSTSNYLASLESLGSFGLEDQATSVQEGSPGTAHMPPLELLKSWLLDANVGDEEHQESFLSIVMDQTN